CGTCGCCCTGCCAAGGCCCCAGGGTCGCCTAGATAtaggtaatttattatattttcctttGAATTTCTAACCGTTTCTGGTATAACATTCATACCATTAACTTTGTTTCTTCTGGAtctatttcttataaaaccACCTGTTTCTGACGAGGTAGTTCGATGGTCTGGTCtagaataacaaattaatatactaTTTGCTtgctttactatttttatgttttatcgatttccttcatttttttttgtttcctttatcaattgcatttatttacttttgtagaTCTTCTGTTATGTTTTGTGTTGCTGtaatttgacaattttataattacgtaGTACCTAACTTTATGTGACTTCTAAAAGTACTTTCTACTTTCTGCTATTTTACAGCTTAATAGCTAAAATTTCATATCCCCGTCGTAGATTCTTATTTCTATGCAGTATTGGAGCTGATGTAACTTTGTTTTGGCTAGGTTTGAAGGCGCCGTGGTACCTGCGCCGCGGAGACTGGCAAGCGATGCCGCCTTACACTATAGATTTTCTTGATTTACCTCTATCTTATGTTATCATCGGCCACTCTGCTGCCAATTTCTGCGAACAAATGTACGAATGCATAGAACAGATGCTCGTCATACAACAGGATCACTTACGCAGAGGATTGAACGATATCGGCCCTAACTTTCTCGTAGGCGGCAAGGGTTTTGTATTCGAAGGCAGAGGTGCGAATGTTTTTGGTGCGATGGTGACTTCTTGGAACGTGAAAAGCATCACAATAATGTTCATGGGCAACTATGTGAATGAATTACCAAATCAGGAACAATTTGATCATCTAAATATACTCTTAGATGTACTCGTAAAAGAACGAGTTCTTGTGCCAGATTACACGTTATATGCACAATGCCAGGTACAGCCCGACACAGTCTCTCCCGGGCGCCACGTGCTCGCTCACATggataaattcaaaaattggAATTCTTATAATAGAAGTGGTTGTCTTAACAGATGATAAGAATAAAATcatcacaaaaaatatattttgaatagaTATATGTGTAAAATAGGACAAACTAGAATCAGCTTTGTTCCTTTTATAAAGCTATCAGTGCCGCCTTTTTAAACCAAGGGACACCATCGTCGGAGTATGGGTAAGAATTTAAGGATGAGTAAATCTAAGATACCCGTTCGAATTTAAACCTTTTGAAGTACAAACGAGATTGAGTGCTGAAGGCAATTGAGTGTAGAATAAATGTACTAAACACAGGAGGACTATTTTAATGCATATAGATAATAtatgcatattttattattacataattaagtaATGCATCGTTTCCATTCAAGGCGTTGTTGTATTTTACCTTTTTGTTATGTGAAAATTGATGTGtcttcttgtatttttttaggaaatatttttgttaagtaattCGTGCTTTTATTGGACAAAGTATTTTACAATTGTGCAtgaattgtatattatatagacTTATATGTAGTTGATAGAAATCAATATATAATGTGATATTAGTAACTGTGACatgtaaattattgaaataaaaaatgtggagtacttttttttattcgttaaacacttatctatatttataaatacataagataaaaattaatcataaaattacacttaattcattaatttaattaatatattctaaCACAAAAGACTAGGGTTTTAACGAAGTATGACTAAAATATCATCGGTAACTTAATtgggtattaaaataaaaaaatatcattataagAGCAATCGAgaacttaaatttttgtaataataatttccatatgaataattttttccaTAGTTTCGACTATGAATTTATAGtctttatatttagtaaatggTGCTCGTGACTTCGTCTGTGTATAATTAATTCCAGAAGTCTTATGTAACTGGTATACTAAGTACTAGTTTCCATGttgtttttatgaaaacaaatgaTATTCTTGACTATATAAATCCCAACAAACCTAACCAACTGATAACCTTAAAGGTTAATATACTTTCGCCATAATTTCTAAAGCATATTCATACATTATTTCTTGTCATACATACATGTCCCTACCGTGAGGATCGGAGACTACCCAACTTAGGATGGCTAGACAACCACTGGCACAGTGccggttggttgacttcacacatatctttaaatttcttcgcagataatgtgcagattgcatcacgatgttttccatCTACTTACgaacttcggataaatgtacatatgaaatacgaaaatcgaaaaaacatTTGTACGTGGCGGGGATCGAACCTGTACGTATAGATTTTATTCCGGTCTGGTCCACAGTTTAAGAACTGCGCCATGGACGTTCTCTGTTCCTGGGTTTCCCCCTTCAACTATAACTTTCAAAGTTATAACGCTGTGGATTTACTCTACCGTATATCATGCAGTCATCACTCTCTTTGTCTAAAGAACGAGATAAAAATAGgttttcatacaatttttttggtaGTAATTTCacagtttgatataaaaacgGATTTATTCATTTCAAAGCGCGCAATGTTGACGTAATAACGACTAGTGACTAAGTGATTGGGTTTTCCTGATTTAACTTCccgttgtttttttatactcaCGACATTTATAACGTTTTGTTTCAATAAGATGACATTAAACGTCTTGAGATGTACTAATTGGTcagtaataaacttaaataatgtccaaatttacattaagttagatcaattaaaaactgtgagttatttgttattaaatgtcTAGCGTACATTTAATTACGAATAACAATTTGCTTGTACCCGCGccatattgtgacgtcatagctGTAAAATCAGTCTATTTTTATGCAAGCATTGCGACAATGAAATCTTACAGTTATGATATACGAAATTAAAGACAAATTATAGTATTAATTATCTCTCTTAGAGTGCGTTAAGTCTACATTACTCTTCAGATTATCTCTATTTCAATTCTACGTACTGTAAAGCGGTCAATTGTTATCTCCTATGAGAATTCATATTGCCATCaggtaaatattgttttacgaTAAGATTCGCAGAATAAAGCGcacagtaaataaataaatacaaaactttcatttaaaaaaatttataagtgGGCAAATGGCAGGCATCTTTTAGACAACAGAGTAAGAAGTTTCGTGGCCAAATACCAAACCGTACAAAATCATTCCAAACGTACCTCATCACTAGTGTATCGCTTTTTTGTTTACGTACACTAAAGtaagtttcatttaaaattaaacaatctcATTATATCTATGTAggtcttaaaaatattctcgAAGTTTCTATAAAGAATAATACAGATATTGTTAATGTTACAGACATGCCCTTTCCTGTTTACGTGTGGCACATCATCAAGAACAGTTCTCGTGCGGAGAGACTGTCGTGTCTCGCTGCTCTCCTAGTTCTATTCGTGTGCATCGGCCTCATTGTATACTTCACTGTACTTGCCAAAAACACCACCGACGATATAACTGACGTTGGTAAGTTTTTTTCCTGACCTCTAACTTTctgattgaaaatatttaggaATTGAGCAATAGGAAAATGTACACTATTTGATTCTATGAGCACATGAGTTACTACAGTAGCCTAAAAGAGGGAACAGTACCAATAGCTACATACTTTTTAGGTTATCCAACATTTAATATAGTTCTCTATGCAGGGCTGGCGTTAGAGTAGGGCGCGATTGGACTTCTGTCCAGGGCGCTGGACAGAAAGGGGACTAAAGGTCTGCAAATTACACAACCTCACATACCGGGTTATTCCTCCCCCCTCTCCGGCTTTACGGACTGATTATTGTCCGTAAAGCCGGAGAAACCGTAGCCGTATTGTAAACAgcgcaaattttattttaagaaaagtgcatatttatttatcagcaAGCGACCTTATCAGGAAAAATgtactaatttttaaagataaggTAAAAACGAGCACATAATCGATTACTTAGCATATTTACTAGTCtagatagattttttaaatctttacaagTGAACAAATACATCACAGATAACAGCGTACAACAGCAACAACTAATTATGAGTAGGATGAAGGACAAAAttagatatatgttttttattttattgttgagtATATGGAAAAGAATAACTTGTATAGCATGCGGTATAAGAAAAACACGGTCCATAATTAGTGGACTAGAGCAAAAtttacacataaataaaatcgcCGTTCTAAAAACATTACGCAAAATTCCAAACCTATTTCAAAGATTCTATTGGTTGATAATTATgcgataaaaaacaaaacttaactataattttatcagtaacattcgaaataaaattatatttaacaatttgatttaattctgATAATGAtcgtttgaaataataaagtttgttcTAGTTTAACAGCTATCTTCATGGCTCAACAACAGATAACCTACAATTAGTGCATATGACCATTGACGGTTACACTTTATATATGCTACAGCGACTAAACTAGtcagttatttatatacagaCAATTGcgcattaaattttaactagcAAAgggaaataaacttaatttaggAAAACGCATTGTCTCTCGGTTAtcgctaaaaataaataagaattgcaaaaataaatgcTATCAATTTAATGCATTAATGATAACAGATTAGATAACGTTTCGTAGACCAGACGATGcgataaaacttatttatgaaaataaaattatcacataCCATGAACCCGCCCACTTCGCTCGGGTAAGAAcatgaatacaaaaaattcGACCAGTccctgattaaaaaaaaaaactgtacaggggtaaattaaattaattaagatcgGCTTAACTTACATACgtatgatcgtccggtgatggcaccgactagtttcggacccgtcgggggtccatcttcagggcgagtgtttatttttgagaTCTTCGcagtcgcgtcgcgtctcacACGGAGTGCGAGAGTGCGAAACTAGTCGTGCCGTCACCGGAAGATCATAAgagagttaagccgttctaaatatattataatgtcacacaaaagtttaaacaacTTAATGTACAAagatactttaaaaatgttgcttATCGTTAAGTTCGAAACGaaagaaatcaaattttttatcCTGCTTTTAATTAGCTTTTAAAGAAACGATTAATGCGTGAAATGACGTAGAAGACAAAGGTCTCGACGTGAAACCAGGCGGCTTACGTAAGCTAGAACTTTCTGCGTAACTTATAAGCATCTCCCTACGTTAATCCTCCGAGGTGACTTCTTCAAGCATTAACTTATTGTAGCGTAACATAGAGCATTAAATTTCTGCATTGTTGAAGCTGTTTATCAATCAATGTTTCATATTTTGCATCTGTGACTTCTTAAATATGTTCcagttgaaatgaaaatgagaagatcttcaaaaaaaactatatcttAAGATAACAAAACCaaacttatttgaaaacatcgtgattTTAGCTTTTGTCT
This DNA window, taken from Papilio machaon chromosome Z, ilPapMach1.1, whole genome shotgun sequence, encodes the following:
- the LOC106717262 gene encoding peptidoglycan-recognition protein SB2 isoform X3, translating into MWTAKDDQPSDALGRTSTNSDVVLVDGQGLAPASTPPTIANLNVTKSSRVHIGPKFVSVTQNLQNTEVVKGRLLGLELVSPKGARRLRCSVAVFVCWAFLVASGLVIYLVAVALPRPQGRLDIGLKAPWYLRRGDWQAMPPYTIDFLDLPLSYVIIGHSAANFCEQMYECIEQMLVIQQDHLRRGLNDIGPNFLVGGKGFVFEGRGANVFGAMVTSWNVKSITIMFMGNYVNELPNQEQFDHLNILLDVLVKERVLVPDYTLYAQCQVQPDTVSPGRHVLAHMDKFKNWNSYNRSGCLNR